Proteins from a genomic interval of Nostoc sp. TCL240-02:
- a CDS encoding PEP-CTERM sorting domain-containing protein, protein MKKFYKLAIASAIFGFGLGTLNTAEAATFTQTASDQGWWAAEDGLNGPNSNDNTNYVTGNIRGTDLRNFFKFDLGDLVGVSSATLQIQRFKGSGNPTETLGFFDVSTPADVLSQKNNSPNNTIYNDLGSGKNYGSFNVTTSGDPNEILSFALNSNAIADINARSGNFFSIGGALLGDLSEEYLFSESGDQGFARLVIDTNSTPVPEPSALGGIVFLGVGGWWLKRKQKASLTV, encoded by the coding sequence ATGAAAAAGTTTTATAAATTAGCAATTGCGTCTGCTATCTTTGGGTTCGGATTAGGAACGCTGAATACAGCCGAGGCAGCAACTTTTACTCAAACTGCATCAGATCAAGGTTGGTGGGCTGCTGAAGATGGATTGAATGGCCCTAATTCTAACGATAATACCAACTACGTAACTGGAAATATACGCGGAACAGATTTACGTAACTTTTTTAAATTCGATCTTGGCGATCTAGTAGGAGTCTCTTCAGCAACCTTGCAAATTCAACGATTTAAGGGTTCAGGAAATCCAACCGAGACTCTAGGTTTTTTTGATGTTTCAACACCTGCTGATGTGTTGAGTCAGAAAAACAATAGCCCCAACAATACTATTTATAATGATTTGGGTAGTGGTAAAAACTATGGAAGTTTTAATGTCACTACTTCTGGCGATCCAAACGAAATCCTGAGTTTTGCTCTTAACTCCAACGCCATTGCAGATATTAACGCCAGAAGCGGAAATTTTTTCTCAATTGGAGGTGCGCTTCTAGGGGATCTTAGTGAGGAATATCTTTTTTCTGAGAGTGGCGATCAAGGGTTTGCTAGACTTGTGATCGATACCAATTCAACCCCTGTTCCAGAACCTAGCGCCTTAGGCGGGATAGTGTTTCTTGGTGTTGGAGGCTGGTGGCTAAAGCGCAAGCAAAAAGCGTCTCTAACTGTATAG
- a CDS encoding serine/threonine-protein kinase, translating to MTNHIIGKLLQGRYQIVQSLGAGVFGQTYIAVDVDFPQNPKCVIKQIKVSSSEPGYLEMLRLMFLTETETLKLLGNHQQIPEFIACFEENSQFYLVQELIEGHALTAELPIAQQWGCLWSEREVVEFLIDVLSILEFVHSQGVIHCDIKPENLIRRNSDGKLVLIDFGSIQSIDFGIGAELPIYRIPVTSLGYIPPEQFIGQTQPNSDIYALGMIAIQALTGLEPLQLKVDPHTNEIFWRSQNTPVNDYLAAVLSQMIRYDSQNRFQSATEVLRVLKQITWDQPPEILEEDSQFFLEAAIEDNDFQNPTSGKSSPLLTGMKVGLAANSLLMGFGVYSLVNTAPAYSETDTLYQARKEYQAGDLQEAIALAKSIPSHSNVYPEAQATIEEWQEQWQAAAQQYQTAQIAFHESRWSDVLDAVSQIPNISYWQSKTDKLVQQAYINIEAQTQDLLAKAYESAEIRDFSTALQYLREIPKESRAGALVQEKLAEYNRKRQIRAAYFLQNAYKKASVGDFDRAVKFLRNIPQDALVYAQAQVKLNEYTQKQRVQSGNQKIASAKRTNSFVSKNSDTRIEYLQQVNYLQEVNIR from the coding sequence ATGACCAACCACATAATCGGTAAATTACTACAAGGGCGTTACCAAATTGTCCAAAGCCTGGGTGCAGGGGTATTTGGACAAACATATATAGCTGTAGACGTAGATTTTCCACAGAATCCTAAATGTGTTATTAAGCAGATAAAAGTTAGCAGTTCCGAACCTGGCTACTTAGAGATGCTGAGATTAATGTTTCTAACTGAAACTGAAACCCTCAAGCTTCTAGGAAACCATCAACAAATTCCTGAATTTATCGCCTGCTTTGAAGAAAACAGCCAGTTTTATTTAGTACAAGAGCTAATTGAAGGACATGCGCTGACTGCGGAATTGCCCATTGCTCAACAGTGGGGGTGTCTGTGGAGTGAAAGGGAAGTTGTAGAATTCCTGATAGATGTCTTAAGTATTCTAGAATTTGTTCACTCTCAAGGCGTGATCCATTGTGACATCAAACCAGAAAACTTGATTAGACGTAATAGCGATGGCAAGTTAGTTTTGATTGACTTTGGCTCAATCCAGTCTATCGATTTTGGCATAGGTGCGGAATTGCCGATTTATAGGATTCCCGTCACCTCATTGGGATACATACCACCAGAGCAATTTATTGGACAAACACAGCCCAACAGCGATATTTATGCTTTGGGTATGATTGCTATCCAGGCTTTAACTGGGTTAGAACCACTACAATTAAAAGTCGATCCTCATACTAATGAAATTTTTTGGCGTTCTCAAAACACGCCAGTTAACGATTATCTAGCTGCTGTTCTCAGTCAAATGATCCGTTACGATTCTCAAAATCGCTTCCAGTCTGCGACTGAAGTACTGCGGGTACTCAAACAAATAACATGGGATCAGCCACCAGAAATATTAGAGGAAGATTCTCAATTTTTCCTAGAAGCTGCGATTGAGGATAATGATTTTCAAAATCCTACATCTGGCAAATCATCCCCGTTATTAACAGGAATGAAAGTAGGACTAGCAGCTAATTCTTTATTGATGGGATTTGGTGTATATTCTTTAGTTAATACTGCACCAGCATACTCAGAAACAGATACTTTATATCAAGCAAGAAAAGAATATCAAGCTGGGGATTTGCAAGAAGCGATCGCACTTGCTAAATCAATTCCCTCCCATAGCAATGTTTATCCAGAAGCACAAGCCACAATTGAAGAATGGCAAGAGCAATGGCAAGCTGCTGCACAACAATACCAAACAGCTCAAATAGCTTTTCATGAGAGCCGATGGTCAGATGTTCTTGATGCTGTTTCTCAAATTCCAAATATTTCATATTGGCAATCTAAAACAGATAAACTAGTTCAGCAAGCATACATTAACATTGAAGCACAGACACAAGATTTATTAGCAAAAGCTTACGAAAGTGCCGAGATCAGAGATTTTTCTACTGCATTACAATATCTGCGGGAAATTCCTAAAGAAAGTCGTGCGGGGGCTTTAGTTCAAGAAAAGCTGGCTGAGTATAATCGAAAGCGCCAAATCAGAGCAGCTTATTTTTTACAGAACGCTTACAAAAAAGCATCTGTAGGTGATTTTGATCGGGCTGTGAAATTTCTCCGAAATATTCCCCAAGATGCTCTAGTTTATGCTCAAGCTCAAGTTAAATTGAATGAGTATACTCAAAAGCAACGCGTGCAGTCTGGCAATCAAAAGATAGCTTCTGCAAAAAGAACAAATTCATTTGTCTCTAAAAATTCAGACACTAGGATTGAATATCTTCAGCAAGTAAATTATTTGCAAGAAGTTAATATTCGATAG
- a CDS encoding response regulator, translating into MNTIIENQNKSINYAHSRGIILVVDDNPANLQVLSSFLDQSSFEVWAARSGEKALQRLENDDLPDLILLDIMMPGIDGFETCIQLKSNPRVQDIPVIFMTALSETADKVKGLQLGAVDYITKPFQYEEVLVRIENHLNLRNLTKTLIAKNAELQQTQTQLIQAEKVAALGQLTAGIAHEVNNPINFIAGNLNFVEKYVQEVVGLLNLYQKYLPDPPDELQTAIEKSDLEFLLNDLSKIIKSMQVGTDRVTEIVSYLNNFSRHREAGKKLVNLHEGLESTLLILGHRFKRNAHQPAIELVKEYGSLPLVECFPGEINQVFMNLICNAIDAIEEANKNKDIDTISRNSGVIKIKTEVIGEQVILRVADNGLGIKNADKTKVFDAFYTTKPVGKGTGLGLSIAYQIVVNNHHGKLTYDSKLGEGIEFIIELPIR; encoded by the coding sequence ATGAATACAATTATTGAAAACCAAAACAAATCTATCAATTATGCTCATTCTAGGGGAATTATTTTAGTCGTTGACGATAACCCTGCCAATTTACAAGTTTTATCCAGCTTTCTAGATCAGTCTAGCTTTGAAGTCTGGGCAGCCCGTAGTGGAGAGAAAGCCCTTCAGCGATTAGAAAATGATGATTTACCTGATTTAATCTTGCTGGATATAATGATGCCGGGTATAGATGGTTTTGAAACGTGTATACAGCTAAAAAGCAATCCTCGTGTCCAAGATATTCCTGTCATTTTCATGACAGCCCTTTCAGAAACGGCTGATAAAGTTAAAGGTTTGCAATTAGGAGCCGTAGACTATATTACAAAACCTTTTCAGTATGAAGAAGTATTAGTGAGGATTGAAAATCACCTCAATCTGAGAAATTTGACAAAAACCTTAATTGCTAAAAATGCCGAATTACAACAGACTCAAACTCAACTGATTCAAGCAGAAAAGGTAGCAGCTTTAGGTCAACTAACAGCAGGAATTGCTCATGAAGTTAATAATCCCATCAATTTTATAGCTGGCAACTTAAATTTTGTTGAAAAGTATGTACAAGAAGTAGTTGGTTTACTAAACCTCTATCAAAAATATCTGCCCGATCCACCAGATGAACTTCAAACCGCAATTGAAAAAAGCGATCTTGAATTTTTGTTAAATGATTTATCTAAAATTATTAAATCCATGCAAGTTGGTACAGATCGCGTTACAGAAATTGTGTCATATTTGAACAACTTCTCGCGTCACAGAGAAGCTGGGAAAAAACTAGTTAACTTGCATGAAGGGTTAGAAAGTACATTACTCATTCTTGGACATCGGTTTAAGCGAAATGCTCATCAACCAGCTATCGAATTAGTTAAAGAATATGGAAGTTTGCCACTTGTTGAGTGTTTTCCAGGCGAAATTAATCAGGTTTTTATGAATTTAATTTGTAATGCAATCGATGCAATTGAGGAAGCTAATAAAAATAAAGATATTGATACAATTTCTAGGAATTCTGGGGTGATTAAAATTAAAACTGAGGTAATTGGAGAGCAAGTTATTTTAAGAGTTGCTGACAATGGTTTAGGTATAAAAAACGCAGATAAAACAAAAGTATTCGATGCTTTTTACACAACAAAACCTGTCGGTAAAGGAACAGGGCTTGGTCTATCTATTGCTTACCAAATTGTGGTTAATAACCATCATGGCAAGCTCACATACGATTCCAAGCTAGGTGAGGGTATAGAGTTTATTATTGAACTACCCATTCGATAA
- a CDS encoding hybrid sensor histidine kinase/response regulator produces MIQKNSSLSASDRENHPLRNLLIRFLLGSTTLIVSISAYFSYQATRNLMLKDLRHSAFLEVQRGSGEIEEWLHLRQAEVQTLANTLTVRSLNWSVAEPYLKSEVKRINEFFFFQIVNPDGSFSNTKVGRSNKNIQDRDYFQKAIAGKSNISDPFISRSTGIPLIAIATPISSSSASSSSPIGVFQGNVRVDHIAEVVNSLQYGTNSYAFALNSQGQAIVHPNSALMSTVEKPALSLLKMSDRNLNAIAQRMVNKQQGIELMEIDGTKKYVAYLPLKAANWSVALVIPRQNIESRLQFLDLIALIVGGLTVTMITVLWQVQAFEQRELKKSKAAADTANHAKSEFLANMSHELRTPLNGILGCAQILLRSPALPKQELYHVNIIEQCGSHLLTLINDILDLSKIEAKKLELHPYDVHFPSFLQGLVEICHIRAKQKGISFIYKPPINLPTGIYVDVKRLRQVLLNLLGNAIKFTDEGQVTFNIEVIDQPPNDGQIMKHRLRFTVEDTGIGITPAELGQIFLPFEQVGDKKRQAEGTGLGLAITRQLVQMMGSDIHVQSQISKGSSFSFELEIPEATDWVQSAMTASEKQIIGFEGGPYTILMVDDRWENRTVITNLLQPLDFNVVEASNGKEGLEKAIALKPDLIITDLLMPEMDGFELIKHLRHTPEIKDVLIIVSSASVFEADQNRSLQAGGNAFLSKPIQVDELLHQLEKYLNLVWIYKQSQPDGEKAQEATIVTDQLTDQLTPPSPQVLQELVTLATKGNFNAILKWADKLEETDTIFAPFANELRQLARQFDEDLILNFLTKYAVGRV; encoded by the coding sequence TTGATACAAAAAAACTCCAGCCTATCGGCATCTGACAGAGAAAATCATCCTTTACGAAATTTACTAATTCGATTTCTTCTTGGCAGCACTACCCTTATAGTCAGTATTTCTGCCTATTTCAGCTATCAAGCCACTAGAAATCTGATGCTCAAAGATTTGAGACATAGTGCTTTTTTAGAGGTACAGAGAGGAAGTGGTGAAATTGAAGAATGGTTACATCTTCGCCAAGCGGAGGTACAAACCCTGGCGAATACTTTAACTGTCCGTTCCTTAAACTGGTCTGTAGCAGAACCCTATTTAAAGTCAGAAGTCAAGCGGATCAATGAATTTTTCTTTTTCCAAATAGTCAACCCAGATGGTTCATTTTCCAATACAAAAGTTGGTCGATCCAATAAAAATATTCAGGATCGAGACTACTTTCAAAAAGCAATTGCAGGAAAGAGCAACATTTCTGACCCTTTCATCAGCCGTTCTACAGGAATTCCTTTAATAGCGATCGCCACTCCAATCTCGTCAAGTTCTGCTAGCAGTAGTTCACCGATTGGAGTCTTCCAAGGCAATGTGAGAGTCGATCACATTGCAGAGGTTGTCAACTCCTTGCAATACGGTACGAACAGCTATGCTTTTGCTCTCAATTCCCAAGGACAAGCGATCGTCCACCCTAACTCGGCGTTAATGTCAACCGTAGAAAAACCTGCACTCAGCCTGCTGAAAATGAGCGATCGCAATTTAAATGCGATCGCTCAGAGGATGGTAAACAAACAACAGGGAATTGAGTTAATGGAAATTGACGGCACTAAAAAGTATGTAGCTTATCTGCCGTTGAAAGCTGCTAACTGGTCTGTAGCTTTGGTGATTCCCCGCCAAAATATCGAATCTCGATTGCAATTCCTCGATTTAATCGCCTTAATTGTCGGTGGATTAACTGTCACCATGATTACTGTCTTGTGGCAAGTGCAAGCATTTGAACAACGCGAACTGAAAAAATCTAAAGCTGCGGCTGATACAGCCAACCATGCTAAAAGCGAATTTTTAGCTAATATGAGTCATGAACTGCGAACACCTTTAAATGGCATTCTCGGTTGTGCCCAAATTTTGCTGCGTTCCCCAGCTTTACCTAAGCAAGAGCTATATCACGTCAATATTATTGAACAATGTGGCTCTCATCTGCTGACTTTAATTAATGACATTTTGGATCTCTCCAAAATTGAAGCGAAAAAGCTAGAATTGCATCCTTATGATGTGCATTTCCCTTCCTTTCTTCAAGGACTTGTCGAAATATGCCACATTCGGGCAAAACAAAAGGGCATTTCGTTTATCTATAAACCCCCGATTAACTTGCCTACAGGGATTTATGTCGATGTCAAAAGATTACGTCAGGTACTATTGAATCTGCTGGGAAATGCCATCAAATTTACAGATGAAGGTCAGGTTACTTTCAATATTGAAGTAATCGATCAACCTCCCAATGATGGGCAGATAATGAAACATCGCCTTCGCTTTACCGTAGAAGATACGGGGATTGGTATAACTCCCGCAGAATTGGGCCAAATTTTCTTACCATTTGAACAAGTAGGTGATAAAAAGCGCCAAGCTGAAGGTACTGGTCTAGGTTTAGCTATTACTCGGCAGTTAGTACAGATGATGGGTAGCGATATCCATGTTCAGAGTCAGATCAGTAAGGGAAGTAGCTTTTCGTTTGAGTTAGAGATACCCGAAGCGACTGACTGGGTACAATCTGCCATGACTGCCTCAGAGAAACAAATCATTGGTTTTGAGGGTGGCCCCTACACCATCCTGATGGTTGACGATCGCTGGGAAAATCGCACAGTGATTACAAACTTACTGCAACCACTGGATTTTAATGTAGTTGAAGCCAGCAACGGTAAAGAAGGTTTAGAAAAAGCGATCGCCCTCAAGCCAGACTTAATTATCACAGATTTGCTGATGCCAGAAATGGATGGGTTTGAATTAATCAAACACCTGCGTCACACTCCAGAAATTAAGGATGTATTGATCATCGTTTCTTCCGCTAGTGTCTTTGAAGCCGATCAAAATCGCAGTCTGCAAGCTGGAGGTAATGCTTTCTTGAGCAAACCCATACAAGTAGATGAATTATTGCATCAACTAGAAAAATACTTAAATTTGGTATGGATTTACAAGCAATCTCAGCCTGATGGAGAAAAAGCCCAAGAAGCAACGATAGTAACCGATCAATTAACCGATCAATTAACCCCTCCTTCTCCACAAGTATTGCAAGAACTAGTCACCTTAGCCACTAAAGGTAACTTCAATGCCATTCTCAAGTGGGCCGATAAACTAGAGGAAACAGACACAATTTTTGCCCCATTTGCTAACGAACTACGTCAACTAGCAAGGCAATTTGATGAAGATTTAATTCTAAATTTCTTGACTAAATATGCGGTGGGAAGAGTATGA
- a CDS encoding tetratricopeptide repeat protein, giving the protein MLGNTLVGRYQIISNLGGGGFGETFVAYDTQLPGSPQCVVKKLKPQANDPVSLETARRLFDTEAQVLYKLGTHDRIPQLLAYFEENAEFYLVQELIEGHDLSQELIPGKTLSQEQVISLLQELLTILEFVHQQNVIHRDVNPRNILRRHPDGKLILIDFGAVKQITTQVITPEGSTKGTVAIGTPGYIPGEQAHGTPKLSSDIYATGIIAIQALTGLLPEEIVKDAETNEIIWHDKATVTPEFAQFLDKMVCYDFRQRYPSATVALQALKELTLPPAETIALTPISLPKNLTKPQPRKGILGKVLLTIFLAGISGIASIFIFNHINSNNAIELSKQGNTLFDLQRYQDALEVYEKAVNIRPDYAQGWNGQGKTLYKLKKSKEALAAYDRAIQIKPDYFEAWSGRGFVLASLQRYQEAIASFDKALQLNNESSEVWNAKGEAFSNLNQYDQAIKAYEKAIEFKPDNYEAWYKKGLALQNSNRYEEAIAAYQKVVDLKPDYEQAWYNLGNVLVNLQRYQDAFSAYDKAVQYKSNYYQAWFSRGNTLLNLRRYPEAIESFNQVIKYNPSSYQAWYNLGWSLHQNQRYEEAIKAYNKAATLKSRDYQLWYNLGNSQYILQKYEDALASYNKAVRYKPDHSESWYSRGNALLNLKRFQDAIASYDQAIKYKPNYQQAIDGRNQAQIQLQGEKPKPIIVPVIPVPNPINPPQTTP; this is encoded by the coding sequence ATGTTAGGAAACACGCTTGTTGGAAGATACCAAATTATTAGTAACTTGGGAGGAGGGGGTTTTGGTGAAACCTTTGTTGCTTATGATACTCAATTACCCGGTTCACCTCAATGTGTGGTCAAGAAACTCAAACCCCAAGCAAACGATCCGGTATCTTTAGAGACGGCTAGGCGTTTATTTGATACAGAAGCACAAGTTCTGTATAAATTAGGAACTCACGATCGCATTCCTCAACTTTTAGCTTATTTTGAGGAAAATGCCGAATTTTATCTCGTACAGGAATTGATTGAAGGTCATGACCTGAGTCAAGAATTAATACCAGGTAAAACCCTTAGTCAAGAGCAAGTAATTTCACTTTTACAAGAACTTTTGACAATTCTAGAATTTGTCCATCAACAGAATGTAATTCACCGTGATGTCAATCCCCGAAATATCCTCAGACGACACCCGGATGGCAAATTAATTTTAATTGATTTTGGTGCGGTTAAACAAATTACGACCCAAGTAATTACTCCCGAAGGTTCAACTAAAGGTACCGTTGCCATAGGTACGCCTGGATATATTCCTGGAGAACAAGCTCATGGTACGCCAAAATTAAGCAGTGATATCTATGCTACAGGCATCATTGCTATTCAAGCCCTCACTGGATTATTACCAGAGGAAATAGTCAAAGATGCTGAGACTAATGAAATTATCTGGCACGATAAAGCTACAGTAACGCCAGAATTTGCTCAATTTTTAGATAAAATGGTGTGCTACGACTTTCGACAGCGCTATCCTTCAGCTACAGTAGCATTACAAGCACTGAAAGAGTTAACACTACCACCTGCTGAAACAATAGCGTTAACTCCTATTTCTCTTCCCAAAAATCTAACCAAACCACAACCGAGAAAAGGGATTTTAGGTAAAGTTTTACTAACAATATTTTTAGCAGGGATAAGTGGAATAGCATCAATATTTATTTTTAATCACATTAATTCAAATAACGCTATAGAATTATCCAAGCAAGGAAATACACTTTTTGATTTACAACGCTATCAAGACGCATTAGAAGTATATGAAAAAGCCGTTAATATTAGACCAGATTATGCTCAAGGATGGAATGGTCAAGGTAAAACTCTCTATAAATTAAAAAAATCTAAAGAAGCATTAGCTGCGTATGATAGAGCAATCCAAATTAAGCCAGATTATTTTGAAGCTTGGAGTGGACGCGGCTTTGTCTTGGCAAGTCTACAGCGATATCAAGAAGCGATCGCATCTTTTGACAAAGCCCTACAATTAAATAATGAAAGCTCAGAAGTCTGGAATGCTAAGGGTGAAGCTTTTAGTAACTTAAACCAATATGACCAAGCAATTAAAGCTTATGAAAAAGCGATTGAATTCAAACCAGATAATTATGAAGCTTGGTATAAAAAAGGATTAGCTTTACAAAATTCTAACCGATATGAAGAAGCGATCGCAGCATACCAAAAAGTCGTTGATTTAAAACCAGACTATGAGCAAGCTTGGTATAACTTGGGAAATGTACTAGTTAATTTGCAACGCTACCAAGATGCATTCAGCGCTTATGATAAAGCTGTACAATACAAGTCAAATTATTATCAAGCCTGGTTTTCAAGAGGTAATACCCTACTCAACTTACGACGTTACCCAGAAGCAATTGAATCTTTTAATCAAGTAATAAAATACAATCCTAGTAGCTATCAAGCATGGTATAATTTGGGCTGGTCGCTACATCAAAATCAACGCTATGAAGAAGCGATAAAAGCTTATAATAAAGCCGCAACGCTTAAATCAAGAGACTATCAACTCTGGTACAATTTGGGTAATTCACAATATATTTTACAAAAATACGAAGATGCACTCGCGTCTTATAATAAGGCAGTTCGTTATAAACCAGACCATTCTGAAAGCTGGTATAGCAGAGGTAATGCTCTCTTAAATTTAAAACGGTTTCAAGATGCGATCGCGTCTTACGATCAAGCAATAAAATACAAGCCTAATTACCAACAAGCTATAGATGGCCGCAATCAAGCCCAGATTCAACTGCAAGGCGAGAAACCAAAGCCTATAATTGTGCCAGTTATCCCAGTTCCTAATCCTATTAATCCACCGCAGACAACGCCTTAA
- a CDS encoding rhomboid family intramembrane serine protease — MIPISDNIRCWNKPIINYWLIGINIAVFLWEIKLELSDTLGPFVNSLGVIPAQISGAITNALFFNNSAAWIIVIWRIFSLLFGIFLHGSFSQILGNLLFLWVFGKTVENILGHRRYLEFYLVAGILTGVVQILIQPSLTVPLIGGNGAIAAILGAYIMKFSKAKIDTILPLIIVYIPIEVPAFLYIFWWFVQQLFYGIGSLNIPPIGVNQSGVVFWGQIVGLFSGAAFMRLKR; from the coding sequence ATGATTCCTATTAGTGATAATATTCGTTGTTGGAATAAGCCGATTATTAATTATTGGCTAATTGGCATTAATATTGCCGTGTTTTTATGGGAAATTAAACTAGAGCTTAGTGATACTTTGGGCCCTTTTGTCAATAGTTTGGGTGTGATTCCGGCCCAGATTAGTGGGGCAATTACAAATGCACTCTTCTTCAACAACTCTGCTGCTTGGATAATTGTAATTTGGCGGATATTTTCATTACTTTTTGGAATATTTCTGCACGGCAGTTTTAGTCAGATATTGGGAAATCTATTATTTCTATGGGTTTTTGGTAAGACTGTAGAAAATATTTTGGGACACAGACGGTATCTGGAATTTTATCTGGTGGCTGGCATTTTAACAGGGGTTGTACAAATTTTGATTCAACCGAGTTTGACAGTACCATTAATTGGGGGCAATGGCGCGATCGCAGCTATTTTAGGAGCATACATTATGAAGTTTTCTAAAGCTAAAATTGATACCATTTTGCCGTTAATTATTGTATATATTCCTATCGAAGTTCCCGCCTTTCTCTATATATTTTGGTGGTTTGTGCAACAGTTATTTTATGGTATAGGCAGTTTAAATATTCCCCCCATTGGCGTAAATCAATCGGGTGTTGTCTTCTGGGGGCAGATTGTGGGATTATTCAGTGGTGCGGCTTTCATGCGATTGAAGAGATAA